In a single window of the Arcobacter sp. CECT 8986 genome:
- a CDS encoding helix-turn-helix domain-containing protein — MQINFENLEKINDILIKLESLESKICSSKRWLSTNELAEYLGYSKDSIDSLVESGELRKDLHYYQKKRKRLFDKFKIDLWVTESNTSVDLIVNEIISSISS, encoded by the coding sequence ATGCAAATAAATTTTGAGAATCTAGAAAAAATAAATGATATTTTAATAAAGCTTGAATCTCTAGAATCAAAAATATGCAGTTCAAAAAGATGGTTGAGTACAAATGAATTAGCAGAATATTTGGGATATTCAAAAGATTCTATTGATTCATTAGTAGAATCTGGAGAACTTAGAAAAGATTTACACTATTATCAAAAAAAGAGAAAGCGTTTATTTGATAAGTTTAAAATTGATCTGTGGGTTACTGAATCAAACACTAGCGTTGATTTAATAGTAAATGAAATAATATCTTCAATTTCATCATAA
- a CDS encoding phage replisome organizer N-terminal domain-containing protein — MSDNKHYYYIKLKADFFESDEMIVLESVQDGYKYSNILLKLFLRSLRNEGKLMFNDKIPFNSIMLSQVTRHSVGDIEKAVKIFEDLNLIEVLDNGAIYVNDIQNFIGQSSTEADRKRAYRLRIDKEKKLLGQMSEKCPDKYPSELKIELELEKKLKPNKTNIQKDFMEFKNNCIKKFIGKVITNCCPSLLIGNELSINNSGYLESHYNGKKIDINPEKAKRLWNILFENQDIIGVVKNDYIEKYIGRYIKIEIEGKITNKLEIFYYEIIGYNIENEQYRLILKDVQTSLKANSNRLYTLEQMTKLPFVETSEVNNANKF; from the coding sequence ATGAGTGATAATAAACACTACTATTATATAAAATTAAAAGCAGATTTTTTTGAGAGTGATGAAATGATTGTTCTTGAAAGTGTGCAAGATGGCTACAAATATTCAAATATTCTTTTAAAACTTTTTTTGCGTAGTTTACGAAATGAAGGGAAATTAATGTTTAATGATAAAATTCCTTTTAATTCTATTATGTTATCACAAGTTACAAGACATTCTGTAGGAGACATTGAAAAAGCTGTAAAAATATTTGAAGATTTAAATCTAATTGAAGTTTTAGATAATGGAGCAATATATGTAAATGATATTCAGAATTTTATAGGTCAATCTAGTACAGAAGCAGATAGGAAAAGAGCTTATAGATTACGAATAGACAAAGAAAAAAAACTCTTAGGACAAATGTCCGAAAAATGTCCAGACAAATATCCATCAGAGCTAAAGATAGAATTAGAGTTAGAAAAAAAGCTAAAGCCTAATAAGACAAATATCCAAAAAGATTTTATGGAATTTAAAAATAATTGCATAAAAAAATTTATAGGAAAAGTTATCACAAATTGTTGTCCCAGTTTATTGATTGGAAATGAGCTTTCCATTAATAATAGTGGTTACCTAGAAAGTCACTACAATGGAAAAAAAATAGATATAAACCCTGAGAAAGCGAAAAGACTATGGAACATTTTATTCGAAAACCAAGATATTATTGGTGTAGTTAAAAATGATTATATAGAAAAGTATATAGGTAGATATATAAAAATAGAAATTGAAGGCAAAATAACAAATAAACTTGAGATATTTTATTATGAAATAATTGGCTACAACATAGAAAATGAACAATATCGATTGATTTTAAAAGATGTTCAAACATCTCTAAAAGCAAATAGTAATAGGCTTTATACCCTTGAACAAATGACAAAACTTCCATTTGTTGAAACTTCGGAGGTTAATAATGCAAATAAATTTTGA
- a CDS encoding plasmid mobilization protein: MSKVQNKKPLTKKITFRITEEEYDKFQLLFKNAKLNDKRYTTSDFIRNAIFSNNPKFEVIKTKTIIRDRFCKDESLKIYHLNRIGNNINQIAHKLNSNQYDSLILKELNEINSLLKAYL; this comes from the coding sequence TTGTCTAAAGTTCAAAATAAAAAGCCATTAACAAAGAAGATAACTTTTAGAATAACAGAAGAGGAATATGATAAGTTTCAATTATTATTTAAAAATGCGAAGCTCAATGATAAAAGATACACTACTTCTGATTTTATAAGAAATGCAATTTTTTCAAATAATCCAAAGTTTGAAGTTATCAAAACAAAAACTATTATAAGAGATAGATTTTGTAAAGATGAGAGTTTAAAGATATATCACTTAAATAGAATTGGTAATAATATAAATCAAATAGCTCACAAACTAAACTCAAATCAATATGATAGTTTAATATTAAAAGAACTTAATGAAATAAACTCACTTCTAAAGGCTTACTTATGA
- a CDS encoding DNA methyltransferase, with the protein MKYNDLNLKNWKEIDLNTDSLWIIKERDKSGKHKNIYHGNFIPQIPNELIRRYTQEGDTILEPFMGSGTTLFECEKLNRKYIGFDINQNMIDYVNSAMNSLIEYPYYYIENCNSQDTKLIKKALKEASKKIEIEEKVQFVMMHPPYLDIVKFTDNKNDLSQESDINEFLKKLKKICKNFLTYLEKDRYFAIVIGDIYRNSEVIPLGFYCMDMIQKSFNVKLKGTIVKNIEGNRGKLGSGGIWRYRALNSDYYIFKHEYIFVFKKEF; encoded by the coding sequence ATGAAATATAATGACTTAAATTTAAAAAACTGGAAAGAAATAGACCTTAATACAGATAGTCTATGGATTATAAAAGAACGAGATAAATCAGGAAAACATAAAAATATTTATCATGGTAATTTTATTCCTCAAATTCCAAATGAGCTTATTAGACGGTATACGCAAGAGGGTGATACTATCTTAGAGCCTTTTATGGGAAGTGGAACAACTCTTTTTGAATGTGAAAAATTAAATAGAAAATATATTGGCTTTGATATTAATCAAAATATGATTGATTATGTAAATAGTGCAATGAATAGTCTTATTGAGTACCCATACTATTATATTGAAAATTGTAACTCACAAGATACTAAGTTAATAAAAAAAGCCCTAAAAGAAGCTTCTAAAAAAATTGAAATTGAAGAAAAAGTCCAATTTGTAATGATGCATCCACCATATTTAGATATAGTAAAATTTACAGATAATAAAAATGATTTATCTCAAGAATCAGATATAAATGAATTTTTAAAAAAATTAAAAAAAATATGTAAAAATTTTCTTACATATTTAGAAAAAGATAGATATTTTGCAATAGTTATAGGTGATATATACAGAAATAGTGAAGTTATTCCTTTAGGTTTTTATTGTATGGATATGATACAAAAAAGCTTTAATGTTAAACTTAAAGGAACTATTGTAAAAAATATTGAAGGGAACCGAGGTAAACTTGGATCTGGTGGTATTTGGAGATATAGAGCACTAAATAGTGACTATTATATTTTTAAACATGAATACATTTTTGTTTTTAAGAAGGAGTTTTAA
- a CDS encoding helix-turn-helix domain-containing protein, whose amino-acid sequence MSIDKYKVKELMAKKEIKTQSELADLLGISKNQLSNILSDEFDPIKSNVRKIADFFDISPLSIIKDKKEKD is encoded by the coding sequence TTGAGTATAGATAAATATAAAGTAAAAGAATTAATGGCAAAAAAAGAAATAAAAACTCAATCTGAACTTGCAGATTTACTAGGCATATCAAAGAATCAATTATCAAATATTTTATCTGATGAATTTGATCCTATAAAGAGTAATGTTAGAAAGATTGCAGATTTTTTTGATATTAGTCCTTTATCTATAATAAAAGATAAAAAGGAAAAAGATTGA
- a CDS encoding DNA adenine methylase has protein sequence MNYIGSKLKLSSWIEDEIASYVGENNLQKMIFCDLFAGTGIVGRTFKNKVAKVISNDIEEYSYILNRNYIENTGFISNKERYINELNNLPLVDDGFIYQNYCMGSGSERQYFSDYNGKKIDTIRQKIEEWKTENSITDDLYYFLLASLLESADKVANTASVYGAFLKHIKKSASKDLVLENAEFEVTNNINNVYNCDANELINEIEGDILYLDPPYNQRQYGANYHLLNTIAKYDDFTPRGKTGMRDYKRSLYCSKREVCNIFDNLVKNANFRYIFLSYNNEGLMSLDDIKNIAESNRYKYSFHEKNYQRFKADKTENRNHKADNTFEYLHILEKQ, from the coding sequence TTGAATTATATTGGTTCAAAGCTAAAACTATCATCTTGGATTGAAGATGAAATAGCTTCTTATGTAGGGGAAAATAATTTACAAAAAATGATTTTTTGTGATTTATTTGCTGGTACAGGAATTGTGGGTAGAACATTTAAAAATAAAGTTGCAAAAGTTATAAGTAATGATATTGAAGAGTATAGTTATATATTAAATAGAAATTACATAGAAAATACTGGCTTTATAAGTAATAAAGAAAGGTATATTAACGAACTTAATAATTTACCTTTAGTAGATGATGGTTTCATTTATCAAAATTATTGTATGGGGAGTGGAAGTGAACGACAATATTTTAGTGATTATAATGGAAAAAAAATAGATACTATAAGACAAAAAATTGAAGAATGGAAAACAGAAAATAGTATAACAGATGATTTATATTATTTTTTGTTAGCTTCCCTTTTAGAAAGTGCAGATAAAGTTGCAAATACTGCTTCTGTTTATGGAGCATTCTTAAAGCATATTAAAAAGTCTGCTTCAAAAGATTTAGTTTTAGAAAATGCAGAGTTTGAAGTTACTAATAATATAAACAATGTATATAATTGTGATGCTAATGAATTAATAAATGAAATTGAAGGTGATATTCTGTATCTTGATCCTCCTTATAATCAAAGGCAATATGGTGCAAATTATCATTTACTAAATACAATAGCAAAATATGATGATTTTACCCCAAGAGGTAAAACAGGTATGAGAGATTATAAAAGGTCATTGTATTGTAGTAAAAGAGAAGTTTGTAATATATTTGATAATTTAGTTAAAAATGCAAATTTTAGATATATCTTCTTAAGTTATAATAATGAAGGATTAATGTCATTAGATGATATTAAGAATATAGCAGAAAGTAATAGGTATAAATACTCTTTTCACGAAAAAAACTATCAAAGGTTTAAAGCAGATAAAACTGAAAATAGAAATCATAAAGCAGATAATACTTTTGAGTATTTACATATTTTAGAAAAACAATAA
- a CDS encoding bifunctional diguanylate cyclase/phosphodiesterase yields MNQEKREEAQIRALDESYAIATFAKDGTLIQANKNFLDTLGYSFDEVKSKHHRLFCDESYQNSDDYQKFWQSLLSGKIINEESKRVRKDGSSVFLSAFYKPVLDEKGDIVEILEIAQDITSKKLQNLNYVGQVEAINKSQAVIEFKLDGTILNANENFLKIFDFSLDEIVGKHHSIFVEKSYKDSKEYETFWQKLNEGRFDSGEYLRIAKNGRHVWIQATYNPIFDIDNNIVKIVKFAQDITQEKLSSLYHTGQLEAINKSQSVVEFDMNGIILNANKNFLKAMDYKLNDIKGKHHSIFCDETYASSKEYKEFWQKLNKGKFDTGKYLRYGKNSKKVWIQATYTPILDIDKKPVKVVKFAQDITQFEIVKKDQLTGLYNREKLLLDIETSKKNNLAIIDINNFSFVSDFYGYEVGDELILKFSQIVVELLSKGSTLYRTNSNKFAVLNESFTQTEFLEALQRLSNKIKNISILLDIEEIHPIVTFGVSFEDKHKLLNTAEIVNKFAKRNNKSLVIYANELNIEKEYEENIKWTEIIKLALKDDRIIVHYQPIYNNNSKKIEKYEALVRLKDISGEIISPFRFLDIAKKSRQYIDITKTVIAKSFEKFKDNDFEFSINLTVEDILDDDLENYLFYMIEKYNIANRLVLELVESEKITTYEPIYKFIEKAKAIGCKVAIDDFGSGYSNFEYLVKINADFVKIDGSIIKRILDDENSLEIVKSMLNFSKKMGIKTIAEFISSKELQEKVSSLEIDYSQGFYIGKPKEDLV; encoded by the coding sequence ATGAATCAAGAAAAAAGAGAAGAAGCCCAAATAAGAGCACTTGATGAGAGTTATGCCATCGCAACTTTTGCAAAAGATGGTACTTTAATACAAGCCAATAAAAACTTTTTAGATACTTTAGGTTATAGCTTTGATGAGGTTAAAAGTAAGCATCATAGATTATTTTGTGATGAATCTTATCAAAACTCAGATGATTATCAAAAGTTTTGGCAAAGTTTATTAAGTGGTAAGATAATAAATGAAGAGTCAAAAAGAGTAAGAAAAGATGGTAGTTCTGTCTTCTTATCTGCATTTTATAAGCCCGTATTAGATGAAAAAGGCGATATTGTAGAGATTCTTGAAATTGCTCAAGATATAACTTCAAAAAAATTACAAAATCTTAATTATGTAGGACAAGTTGAGGCTATCAATAAATCTCAAGCTGTAATTGAGTTTAAGTTAGATGGAACTATTTTAAATGCCAATGAAAATTTTCTAAAGATATTTGACTTTTCTTTAGATGAGATAGTTGGCAAACATCATAGTATATTTGTAGAAAAAAGTTATAAAGACTCAAAAGAGTATGAGACTTTTTGGCAGAAGCTAAATGAAGGAAGATTTGATTCTGGTGAGTACTTAAGAATAGCAAAAAATGGAAGACACGTTTGGATACAAGCTACTTACAATCCTATCTTTGACATAGATAACAATATAGTAAAAATAGTAAAATTTGCACAAGATATAACTCAAGAGAAGCTCTCAAGTCTTTATCACACAGGACAATTAGAAGCTATTAACAAATCACAATCTGTTGTTGAGTTTGATATGAATGGAATAATATTAAATGCAAACAAAAACTTCTTAAAAGCGATGGACTATAAGCTTAATGATATCAAAGGGAAACACCATAGTATATTTTGTGATGAAACGTATGCTTCTTCAAAAGAGTATAAAGAGTTTTGGCAAAAATTAAATAAAGGGAAATTTGATACAGGAAAATATTTAAGATATGGAAAAAATAGTAAAAAAGTATGGATTCAAGCTACTTATACACCAATTTTAGATATTGATAAAAAACCTGTAAAAGTTGTAAAGTTTGCACAAGATATTACTCAATTTGAAATAGTTAAAAAAGATCAATTAACAGGTCTTTATAATAGAGAGAAACTTCTTTTGGATATTGAAACTTCAAAGAAAAATAACCTTGCTATTATAGATATAAATAATTTCTCATTTGTTAGTGATTTTTATGGATATGAAGTAGGTGATGAACTTATATTGAAGTTTTCACAAATAGTAGTGGAACTTTTAAGTAAAGGTTCTACTTTATATAGAACAAACAGTAATAAATTTGCTGTATTAAATGAGTCTTTTACTCAAACAGAGTTTTTGGAAGCTTTACAAAGATTATCTAATAAAATAAAAAATATCTCAATATTATTGGATATTGAAGAAATTCATCCAATAGTTACTTTTGGGGTATCTTTTGAAGATAAACACAAGCTTCTTAATACAGCAGAAATAGTAAATAAATTTGCAAAAAGAAATAACAAAAGTTTAGTTATATATGCAAATGAACTAAACATAGAAAAAGAGTATGAAGAAAATATTAAATGGACAGAGATAATCAAATTGGCTTTAAAAGATGATAGAATAATAGTACACTATCAGCCAATTTATAATAACAACTCTAAAAAAATAGAGAAATACGAAGCTTTAGTTAGATTAAAAGATATAAGTGGTGAAATAATCTCTCCTTTTAGATTTTTGGATATTGCAAAAAAATCGAGACAATATATAGATATAACAAAAACAGTAATTGCAAAATCTTTTGAAAAGTTCAAAGATAATGACTTTGAGTTCTCAATAAACTTAACAGTAGAAGATATCTTAGATGATGATTTAGAAAACTATCTATTTTATATGATTGAAAAGTATAATATTGCAAATAGATTGGTTTTAGAACTTGTAGAATCTGAAAAAATCACAACATATGAACCAATATATAAATTTATAGAAAAAGCAAAAGCAATAGGATGTAAAGTTGCAATTGATGATTTTGGAAGTGGATATAGTAATTTTGAATACCTAGTAAAAATAAATGCTGACTTTGTAAAAATTGATGGTTCTATTATAAAAAGAATACTTGATGATGAAAATTCACTTGAAATAGTAAAATCAATGTTAAACTTCAGTAAAAAGATGGGTATAAAAACAATCGCTGAATTTATCTCAAGTAAAGAACTTCAAGAAAAAGTAAGTAGTTTAGAAATAGATTATTCACAAGGCTTTTATATTGGAAAACCAAAAGAAGATTTAGTATAA
- a CDS encoding response regulator transcription factor, with protein sequence MKILLLEDNVSLSEIIKEMFEEKGLIVDWFQDGQEALYSIVNGYDCFILDINVPSLDGLDLLKEIRDRDKTTPAIIISSNIEFETIKKAYNSGCNDFLKKPFYIYELECKVDLLCTQEEEILFCNNFHYNIKEEILYDENKNSIKLTQKERRLLSLLCKTPNISVSLDTIEQYVWEGEIVGISGIRSLIKRVRSKFLTLPIYTKSSFGFPI encoded by the coding sequence ATGAAGATTTTACTATTAGAAGACAATGTTAGTCTTTCTGAAATAATAAAAGAGATGTTTGAAGAAAAAGGACTAATTGTTGATTGGTTTCAAGATGGACAAGAGGCTTTATATTCAATAGTAAATGGATATGATTGCTTTATATTAGATATAAATGTACCTTCACTTGATGGATTAGATTTATTAAAAGAGATAAGAGATAGAGATAAAACAACACCTGCAATTATAATAAGTTCAAATATAGAGTTTGAAACAATAAAAAAAGCTTACAATAGTGGATGCAATGACTTCTTGAAAAAACCTTTTTATATCTATGAACTTGAGTGCAAAGTTGATTTATTGTGTACACAAGAAGAAGAGATACTATTTTGTAATAATTTTCATTACAATATAAAAGAAGAGATACTTTATGATGAAAATAAAAACTCAATCAAACTAACTCAAAAAGAGAGAAGACTTTTAAGTTTACTATGTAAAACACCAAATATTTCTGTATCTTTAGACACAATAGAACAGTATGTTTGGGAAGGTGAAATAGTTGGAATTTCTGGAATAAGGTCTTTAATAAAAAGAGTTCGTTCAAAATTTCTAACACTCCCGATTTATACTAAATCTTCTTTTGGTTTTCCAATATAA
- a CDS encoding sensor histidine kinase: MFLDNKGENAGTVSIITNITEKKQLEVNTQFIIQQSKLSEVGEMLSAIVHQWKNPLVELSAVAHKMMYYDKKNKLTSDDIKIFYDNIMTQTIYMSDTIDGFRDFIRPSNMPKAFNVDTGLKEVLTLLSHSLKYSHIELDYENKSKEYCFAYGYPNEFKQVVVSIINNAKDAISSAKKSNNSLKGKIKLSLYKYTNNIELFIEDNGCGIKDEIISQLFNPFFTTKSKGDGFGLYMAKLIIENKMHGKIKITQILNGTRVSISIPISESIK; encoded by the coding sequence ATGTTTTTAGATAATAAAGGTGAAAATGCAGGAACAGTTTCAATTATCACAAATATAACAGAGAAAAAACAACTTGAAGTAAATACTCAATTTATCATCCAACAATCAAAATTATCAGAAGTTGGAGAGATGTTATCTGCAATTGTACATCAATGGAAAAATCCTTTGGTAGAGTTATCAGCAGTTGCGCATAAAATGATGTATTATGATAAAAAGAATAAACTTACAAGTGATGACATAAAAATATTTTATGATAATATCATGACACAAACAATTTATATGAGCGATACAATTGATGGATTTAGAGATTTTATAAGACCTTCAAATATGCCTAAAGCTTTTAATGTTGATACAGGATTAAAAGAAGTTCTTACTCTTCTTTCACACTCTTTAAAATATTCTCATATTGAGCTAGATTATGAAAATAAATCAAAAGAGTACTGTTTTGCATATGGTTATCCAAATGAATTTAAACAAGTAGTTGTAAGTATAATCAACAATGCAAAAGATGCAATAAGTAGTGCAAAAAAATCAAATAATTCATTAAAAGGTAAAATAAAATTATCTCTTTATAAATACACTAATAACATTGAATTATTCATTGAAGATAATGGATGTGGAATAAAAGATGAGATAATCAGCCAGCTATTTAATCCTTTTTTTACAACTAAAAGTAAAGGGGATGGTTTTGGCTTATATATGGCAAAATTGATTATTGAAAATAAAATGCATGGTAAAATAAAAATAACACAAATTCTAAATGGTACAAGAGTATCTATATCAATTCCAATATCTGAGAGTATAAAATAA